One genomic window of Haliotis asinina isolate JCU_RB_2024 chromosome 4, JCU_Hal_asi_v2, whole genome shotgun sequence includes the following:
- the LOC137282077 gene encoding uncharacterized protein → MSSLGTEAADYTEACTKCQRVGKLYKSQSNCPNIISLHTTRSSICAGKKSGQLLEKKKKSLDRLGKIVSAWRNSGGGQVLIHVEGQLPEDRCLEQFDEFITRSLTDLIDDGELYVDTYRRQWLSDIQKFRDYTNFVFVNVKKTNGLATVDFNTKVRNDIENVSVTSANLGKCMLKRRKNTVSPTTRGLYENTQLLHECRHIEIKALHVDRLKSAVATKLLRSPSDFVDYIWYDLKLKDNLTSMSKIEGGGSYYVGISENILDIESCRTKILNIDGFSIKFEESEITSAIESKLQSDTIALYGNNFCDVPVNLIEVRLHPINGTDRRVLEVAVRCFDGIIFSDKDGPRAYEVKNNNIHRMDKAVWLERFTAVMT, encoded by the coding sequence AGGCCTGCACAAAATGCCAGAGAGTAGGAAAATTGTACAAGTCTCAATCGAACTGCCCTAACATCATTTCACTTCACACAACCCGGTCTAGCATTTGTGCTGGAAAGAAATCAGGGCAATTgttagaaaagaaaaagaaaagtcTTGACAGACTCGGGAAGATAGTCTCAGCCTGGAGGAACAGCGGGGGAGGCCAAGTTCTGATTCATGTAGAGGGTCAACTACCCGAGGACAGGTGTCTGGAACAGTTTGATGAGTTCATTACCAGGAGTCTGACTGATCTCATTGATGATGGAGAATTATATGTAGACACATACAGGCGCCAATGGCTATCTGATATACAGAAGTTTCGAGACTATACGAACTTCGTTTTTGTGAACGTGAAGAAAACGAATGGACTAGCCACTGTGGACTTTAATACAAAAGTGAGGAACGACATTGAAAATGTATCAGTAACGTCTGCCAATTTGGGTAAATGCATGCTGAAAAGGCGGAAGAACACAGTTTCCCCAACAACTAGAGGATTATATGAAAATACCCAGCTACTCCATGAGTGCCGGCATATTGAAATAAAAGCATTACATGTTGACAGATTAAAGAGTGCAGTTGCAACGAAACTTTTGAGAAGCCCGTCAGATTTCGTTGATTATATATGGTATGATCTCAAACTGAAAGATAACCTGACTTCTATGTCCAAGATTGAGGGAGGCGGATCATACTATGTTGGGATAAGTGAAAATATCCTTGACATAGAAAGTTGCAGAACCAAAATTCTTAACATTGACGGATTTTCCATCAAATTTGAAGAATCTGAGATCACCTCAGCCATTGAATCCAAACTTCAAAGTGACACAATTGCCTTATATGGAAACAACTTTTGTGATGTCCCTGTCAATTTGATTGAAGTGCGATTACACCCGATTAATGGAACCGACAGACGTGTTCTGGAGGTAGCTGTGCGGTGCTTTGATGGTATCATCTTCAGTGACAAGGACGGGCCAAGGGCGTATGaagtgaaaaacaataacattcaTCGGATGGACAAAGCAGTCTGGTTAGAGCGATTCACAGCCGTGATGACGTAG